From Candidatus Eremiobacterota bacterium, one genomic window encodes:
- the feoB gene encoding ferrous iron transport protein B has translation MTDNTLKEISALREKTSCLVALAGNPNVGKSTIFNHLTGLGVMTANYPGKTVELNLGSTRIGDVSAGIIDLPGIYSLGCISDDQYVARQTLLENRFDAVIMVLDSTNLARNLYMLLQLVDMGFPVIAALNLSDVAEKSGLQTDIKKLEKYTGVKVIATSAVYGQGIEELMHEALKPECTVETCMRRHNYGTDIEHEIDSIAAALERLHIGFPYPLSYKACALLLLEGDLQFLEFLESMPGREEVFLLLGNAWRKIQDIHGENASLWIIRERHGIAGEIASSVQARQKKKKANMLWKLSTDPVMGFPLLFAVFGLIVFILFEGGNTLSDGLTTLWSAWLSPPINAVITGIAHASLWAKILRWGFDDGLLAAVSVGIPYVLIFYFLLSFLEDTGYLNAAAFLVDRFLHAVGLHGRAFIPLAAAIGCNVPAVIGTRILTSKRERVIAIILIVLISCSARTAVIIGAVSRFLGWGWALLIFFIDGAIVVGAGMLMHRYTSGESEGFVMEVFPLRYPHMGTVVKKTWVRFADFVWIATPIVVAGSMVLGWLYETGFIWKLSRPLSPVIEGWLGLPPFAGLTLLFAILRKELALQFLVTLAVAQEGHSIDNLLHIMTREQLFTFTLFNTLYLPCLATIAVIQRELGLRWTVAILGAVLAFSVLFVGLVHHLLLMAGVFAIR, from the coding sequence TTGACTGACAATACTCTTAAAGAAATCAGCGCCCTCAGGGAGAAGACAAGCTGCCTGGTGGCCCTTGCAGGAAATCCCAACGTGGGAAAATCCACGATCTTCAACCATCTCACGGGCCTTGGCGTGATGACCGCCAATTACCCTGGAAAAACCGTGGAGCTCAACCTGGGAAGCACCCGCATAGGCGATGTCTCTGCAGGCATTATTGACCTTCCCGGCATCTATTCTCTCGGATGTATCTCCGATGACCAGTACGTGGCGCGCCAGACCCTGCTGGAAAACAGGTTCGACGCGGTCATCATGGTGCTGGATTCCACCAATCTTGCCCGCAATCTCTACATGCTGCTGCAGCTTGTTGATATGGGCTTCCCTGTCATTGCCGCCCTCAACCTCTCCGATGTGGCCGAGAAGAGCGGTCTTCAGACCGACATAAAGAAGCTGGAGAAGTACACGGGAGTGAAGGTGATTGCCACTTCGGCAGTATACGGCCAGGGGATCGAGGAGCTCATGCATGAAGCCCTCAAGCCGGAATGCACCGTGGAAACCTGCATGCGGCGCCATAATTATGGAACCGATATTGAGCATGAGATAGACAGTATTGCCGCCGCCCTTGAGAGGCTTCATATAGGGTTTCCCTATCCCCTCTCGTACAAGGCCTGCGCCCTTCTCCTTCTTGAAGGGGATCTGCAGTTCCTGGAGTTCCTTGAGAGCATGCCGGGAAGAGAGGAGGTCTTCTTGCTGCTGGGAAATGCCTGGAGAAAGATCCAGGACATCCATGGCGAGAACGCCTCTCTCTGGATAATAAGGGAGCGCCATGGCATCGCGGGGGAGATCGCTTCATCGGTACAGGCGAGGCAGAAGAAAAAGAAAGCCAACATGCTCTGGAAGCTCTCCACGGACCCTGTCATGGGCTTCCCTCTTCTCTTCGCCGTGTTCGGCCTTATCGTCTTCATCCTTTTTGAGGGCGGGAACACCCTTTCTGACGGCCTTACCACCCTCTGGTCAGCGTGGCTCTCTCCCCCCATCAATGCCGTCATTACCGGGATCGCCCATGCCTCCCTGTGGGCAAAGATACTCAGGTGGGGCTTTGACGACGGCCTTCTTGCCGCGGTGAGCGTGGGGATCCCCTATGTGCTGATCTTCTATTTCCTTCTCTCTTTCCTTGAAGATACCGGTTATCTGAACGCTGCGGCATTCCTCGTGGACAGGTTCCTCCATGCCGTGGGCCTCCATGGGAGGGCTTTCATCCCCCTGGCTGCAGCCATAGGATGCAACGTGCCCGCCGTAATCGGCACAAGGATCCTGACGTCGAAAAGGGAGAGGGTCATCGCGATCATTCTGATAGTCCTCATATCGTGCAGCGCCAGGACTGCCGTGATAATCGGCGCGGTGTCAAGGTTCCTGGGGTGGGGATGGGCGCTCTTGATATTTTTCATTGACGGCGCCATCGTGGTGGGGGCAGGGATGCTCATGCACCGCTACACGAGCGGTGAATCGGAAGGCTTTGTCATGGAGGTCTTTCCCCTCAGGTACCCCCACATGGGCACGGTCGTCAAAAAGACATGGGTGCGCTTTGCCGATTTCGTGTGGATTGCCACGCCTATTGTCGTAGCCGGAAGCATGGTGCTGGGCTGGCTTTATGAGACCGGTTTTATCTGGAAGCTCTCGCGGCCCCTCTCACCCGTCATCGAGGGGTGGCTCGGGCTGCCTCCCTTTGCGGGCCTCACCCTTCTTTTTGCCATACTCCGCAAGGAGCTTGCGCTGCAATTCCTGGTGACCCTTGCCGTGGCCCAGGAAGGGCATTCCATTGACAATCTCCTCCATATTATGACCAGGGAGCAGCTTTTCACCTTTACGCTCTTCAACACCCTCTATCTTCCATGCCTCGCGACGA
- a CDS encoding metal-dependent transcriptional regulator — MKSESTDEYVESLYKLGNEGTPATLKRLATDLRLSPGAVCEKVRKLIKEGLASQDRKKEITLTTEGNMRAIDIIRKHRLAEKFLVDVLGIPWDEVHEDACRFEHILSDRVADALEEFLKHPAYCPHGHPIPDRHGIIKQEKHLKLSELSSDDSAEVMKVAEHSPGLLQYLATLGLIPHARIHIDQVAPFNGAFLVKIGGACYALGKEIADNIWVRKIEEKAGA, encoded by the coding sequence ATGAAATCAGAGAGCACCGATGAATATGTTGAATCCCTTTACAAGCTGGGCAATGAAGGCACTCCGGCGACGCTGAAGAGGCTTGCCACAGACCTCAGGCTTTCACCTGGAGCGGTATGTGAAAAGGTGAGGAAGCTCATCAAGGAGGGCCTTGCAAGCCAGGACAGGAAAAAAGAAATCACCCTGACCACAGAGGGGAACATGCGGGCCATCGACATCATAAGGAAGCACCGGCTCGCGGAGAAGTTTCTTGTGGACGTCCTCGGCATCCCCTGGGATGAGGTCCATGAAGACGCCTGCAGGTTTGAGCACATCCTGTCCGACCGTGTGGCCGATGCCCTCGAGGAGTTCCTTAAGCACCCGGCCTATTGCCCTCATGGCCATCCCATCCCTGACAGGCATGGAATCATAAAGCAGGAAAAGCACCTGAAGCTCTCGGAGCTCTCCTCCGATGATTCAGCGGAGGTCATGAAAGTGGCCGAGCACTCGCCGGGCCTCCTCCAGTACCTCGCCACGCTGGGCCTTATACCCCATGCAAGGATTCACATAGACCAGGTGGCGCCTTTTAACGGTGCTTTCCTTGTGAAGATAGGAGGGGCATGCTATGCCCTGGGAAAAGAGATAGCCGACAACATCTGGGTAAGGAAGATTGAAGAAAAGGCAGGCGCCTGA
- a CDS encoding SpoIIE family protein phosphatase gives MRNLGIAFKLSFSILLFTSLIVMGIFIISFIYSWILLQMELIDVAKYSTSACLYKMESELLPIERTTQSLASFLEHSRPDSPQVRDLLKTAAGSSGAITGFAVASGNGRAGAGSFVSYGKDRSRFAESKESPEKLSREEWYRMPRERGTPSWSEPYGSPGGRAVMATYSVPFYLTMKGTRQFEGVAAAEVSLAPLQEIISSMKAGGNSYSFLISGKGTFIFHPDERLAMKESLFSLPEELSSPELSDLGRDMLREASEKPRGFFDSHTKQYASLMYAPLGSTGWSLGMVFNNRELMSRILELARKVFTLFFAGCALLLVVTILVARTITKPLRVLAQRTGEVARGNLDFELVPLASKDEVGQLTDRFISMRDSLKNYIKELTETTAAKERMESELKVAHEIQMGMLPKKFPPFPERPECDIYAFMKPARAVGGDFFDFFFIDGSHLLMVIGDVAGKGVPAALLMAKVCTFIRTIAYECRDPQVILDRVNKEISIDNDSCMFVTIFCALLDVRSGEMIYSNGGHNKPLLVRESGEVGFLGGAGCEAVGIDEDAAFRNEAITFKRNDRLVLYTDGVTEAFNVSAELYSNDRLCKIVKDHFSAGSMYLVQAVAQDVQAFAGKAEQSDDITVMVLQYN, from the coding sequence ATGAGGAACCTTGGCATTGCCTTCAAGCTCTCCTTCTCCATTCTCCTCTTCACTTCCCTTATTGTGATGGGGATATTCATAATCAGCTTCATCTACTCGTGGATCCTTCTGCAGATGGAACTCATAGATGTCGCAAAATACAGCACATCAGCATGTCTCTATAAAATGGAGTCCGAGCTTCTTCCCATCGAGAGAACGACCCAGAGCCTCGCTTCTTTTCTTGAGCACTCCCGCCCTGACAGCCCTCAGGTCAGGGACCTCCTGAAAACCGCTGCCGGGAGCTCAGGGGCGATTACGGGCTTTGCCGTCGCATCAGGGAACGGCAGAGCAGGTGCGGGCAGCTTTGTCAGTTACGGCAAAGACCGGTCCCGCTTCGCCGAAAGCAAAGAGAGCCCTGAAAAGCTCTCCCGGGAGGAATGGTACAGGATGCCCCGGGAGCGGGGCACACCCTCCTGGAGCGAGCCCTACGGCTCCCCCGGGGGCAGAGCCGTCATGGCCACCTATTCGGTGCCTTTTTACCTCACCATGAAAGGCACAAGGCAGTTCGAGGGAGTCGCTGCCGCCGAAGTTTCACTCGCCCCTCTCCAGGAGATTATTTCCTCCATGAAGGCAGGAGGCAACAGCTACAGTTTTCTCATTTCAGGCAAAGGCACATTCATTTTCCATCCCGATGAGAGGCTGGCGATGAAAGAGTCGCTGTTCTCCCTTCCCGAGGAGCTCTCATCTCCAGAGCTGAGCGATCTTGGAAGAGATATGCTCAGGGAGGCCTCTGAAAAACCCCGGGGCTTTTTTGATTCTCACACAAAGCAATACGCAAGCCTTATGTATGCCCCCCTGGGCTCCACGGGATGGTCCCTGGGCATGGTGTTCAATAACAGGGAGCTTATGAGCAGGATCCTTGAGCTGGCCCGGAAAGTATTCACACTGTTCTTTGCAGGATGCGCTCTACTGCTCGTGGTGACCATTCTCGTAGCCCGCACCATCACAAAGCCTCTCCGCGTGCTTGCCCAGAGGACCGGTGAGGTTGCCAGGGGGAACCTGGACTTTGAGCTTGTTCCCCTTGCCTCCAAGGACGAGGTGGGCCAGCTCACCGATCGCTTTATCTCCATGCGCGACAGCCTCAAGAATTACATAAAAGAGCTTACCGAGACCACGGCGGCCAAGGAGAGGATGGAAAGCGAGCTCAAGGTGGCCCACGAGATCCAGATGGGCATGCTTCCCAAAAAATTCCCCCCTTTCCCCGAGAGGCCGGAATGTGACATTTACGCCTTCATGAAGCCTGCCAGGGCCGTGGGCGGAGACTTTTTTGACTTTTTCTTCATCGACGGGAGCCACCTTCTTATGGTAATAGGCGACGTGGCGGGAAAGGGAGTCCCCGCTGCGCTCCTCATGGCCAAGGTGTGCACTTTCATAAGGACCATTGCCTATGAATGCCGCGATCCCCAGGTCATCCTCGACAGGGTGAACAAGGAAATCTCCATTGACAACGATTCATGCATGTTTGTCACGATCTTCTGCGCCCTGCTGGATGTAAGAAGCGGGGAAATGATCTATTCAAACGGCGGCCATAACAAGCCCCTTCTGGTCAGGGAATCCGGCGAGGTGGGCTTCCTCGGGGGAGCAGGCTGCGAGGCCGTGGGAATTGATGAAGACGCCGCTTTCAGGAATGAGGCCATTACCTTCAAGAGGAATGACCGGCTTGTATTGTACACTGACGGCGTGACAGAGGCTTTCAATGTGTCGGCAGAGCTCTATTCCAATGACAGGCTTTGCAAGATTGTAAAGGACCACTTCAGCGCAGGTTCAATGTATCTTGTCCAGGCTGTCGCGCAGGATGTGCAGGCCTTTGCGGGAAAGGCGGAACAGTCTGATGACATCACCGTCATGGTGCTCCAGTATAACTGA
- a CDS encoding MIP/aquaporin family protein, whose translation MSSPFTGEFIGTMILIIFGDGVVANCLLKKSKAENAGWMVIVTGWAMGVIMGIFAAQATGSVQADINPAVTLAKMFNGLYDPGTALLTMLAQIAGAFAGGCFVWLYFLPHWEVTEDQGAKLSVFCTTPAIRKLPLNLICETMGTILLVFLVFAIFSKPVGTLAAGFGPYMVGMLVWGIGLSLGGPTGYAINPARDLGPRLAHAVLPIAGKGTSDWGYSWVPVVGPLVGASIAFGLARLLGLL comes from the coding sequence ATGAGCAGCCCCTTTACCGGCGAGTTTATCGGGACCATGATCCTTATCATTTTCGGCGACGGTGTCGTCGCCAACTGCCTGCTGAAAAAATCCAAGGCGGAGAACGCCGGCTGGATGGTGATTGTCACCGGGTGGGCCATGGGCGTCATCATGGGCATCTTCGCCGCCCAGGCCACAGGCTCGGTGCAGGCCGACATCAACCCCGCAGTCACGCTCGCCAAGATGTTCAACGGCTTGTATGATCCCGGTACCGCCCTTCTCACCATGCTCGCTCAGATCGCCGGCGCCTTTGCCGGCGGGTGCTTTGTCTGGCTTTATTTCCTCCCCCACTGGGAGGTCACCGAGGACCAGGGAGCAAAGCTCTCCGTATTCTGCACGACCCCCGCGATAAGAAAGCTTCCCCTTAACCTCATCTGCGAGACCATGGGCACCATTCTGCTGGTCTTCCTGGTATTCGCAATCTTTTCAAAGCCCGTGGGAACCCTGGCGGCCGGCTTCGGCCCCTACATGGTGGGCATGCTTGTCTGGGGCATCGGCCTCTCCCTTGGAGGCCCGACAGGATATGCCATAAATCCCGCAAGAGACCTTGGCCCGCGCCTTGCCCATGCAGTGCTCCCCATCGCGGGGAAGGGCACCTCCGACTGGGGCTACTCGTGGGTCCCCGTAGTGGGGCCCCTCGTCGGGGCCTCGATAGCCTTCGGCCTTGCAAGGCTCCTGGGACTGCTCTGA
- the glpK gene encoding glycerol kinase GlpK, whose amino-acid sequence MAGHYILSLDQGTTSSRAIVFDGNALPVASAQKEFTQIFPKPGWVEHNAEEIWSTQLGVAAEAVAQAGIEPRDIAAIGITNQRETTVIWDKETGKPIHNAIVWQCRRTADICDSLKSQNLAGIFKHKTGLVIDAYFSGTKAKWLLDTIEGARARAERGELLFGTIDTWLLWKLSGGKLHVTDYSNASRTLMYNIRTKKWDEEILSILGVPVAMLPEVRPSSEVYGTTSPSVFFGTSIPLAGDAGDQQAALFGQACFQPGMAKNTYGTGCFMLLNTGQELYDSQSGLLTTIAWGLDGVVEYALEGSIFIAGAAIQWLRDAMKMIDTAADSEFYAGKVRDSEGVYVVPAFVGLGAPYWDMKARGAVLGLTRGTGKEHIVRATLESLAYQTRDVLGAMEADSGITLKALKVDGGAVGNNLLMQFQSDILGVPVERPRLTETTALGAAYLAGLAVGLWKNREELAAHWKLDRRFEPAMEPDMRERLYKGWKKAVERASSWED is encoded by the coding sequence ATGGCAGGACATTATATTCTCTCCCTTGACCAGGGAACTACAAGCTCGAGGGCTATCGTGTTCGATGGGAACGCTCTCCCCGTAGCCTCGGCCCAGAAGGAGTTCACCCAGATATTCCCAAAGCCGGGGTGGGTGGAGCACAACGCAGAGGAGATCTGGAGCACCCAGCTGGGCGTCGCCGCAGAGGCCGTGGCCCAGGCAGGAATTGAGCCCCGTGACATCGCCGCAATAGGGATAACCAACCAGCGCGAGACCACGGTGATATGGGATAAAGAGACCGGGAAGCCAATCCACAACGCCATAGTATGGCAGTGCAGGAGAACGGCCGATATCTGCGACAGCCTCAAGTCCCAGAACCTCGCCGGTATTTTCAAGCACAAGACGGGGCTCGTGATAGACGCCTACTTCTCGGGGACCAAGGCAAAATGGCTCCTGGACACCATTGAAGGGGCAAGGGCTCGGGCCGAGAGAGGGGAGCTCCTCTTCGGCACCATTGATACATGGCTCCTCTGGAAGCTCTCGGGGGGGAAACTCCATGTAACCGATTACTCCAATGCCTCCCGGACCCTCATGTACAACATCAGGACAAAAAAGTGGGATGAGGAGATCCTCTCGATACTGGGCGTTCCCGTTGCCATGCTCCCTGAAGTGCGGCCGTCAAGCGAGGTGTACGGCACTACATCCCCTTCGGTCTTTTTCGGCACTTCCATCCCCCTCGCAGGCGATGCCGGCGATCAGCAGGCAGCCCTCTTCGGGCAGGCATGCTTTCAGCCGGGAATGGCAAAAAACACTTACGGCACTGGCTGCTTTATGCTTCTTAACACGGGGCAGGAGCTCTATGACTCGCAGTCAGGCCTCCTCACCACCATTGCGTGGGGCCTTGACGGGGTGGTGGAGTATGCCCTGGAAGGGAGCATATTCATTGCCGGGGCCGCCATACAGTGGCTCAGGGATGCGATGAAGATGATAGACACCGCAGCGGACTCCGAGTTTTATGCGGGGAAAGTCAGGGACTCAGAGGGAGTCTATGTGGTGCCCGCCTTTGTGGGCCTTGGCGCCCCCTACTGGGATATGAAGGCCCGGGGAGCCGTCCTGGGGCTCACGAGAGGCACAGGAAAAGAGCATATCGTAAGGGCAACCCTCGAGTCCCTGGCATACCAGACAAGGGATGTGCTGGGAGCCATGGAGGCCGACTCAGGCATCACGCTGAAGGCCCTCAAGGTTGACGGGGGAGCCGTGGGAAACAACCTGCTCATGCAGTTCCAGTCCGACATCCTCGGAGTTCCCGTTGAGCGCCCCAGGCTCACGGAGACAACGGCGCTTGGCGCGGCGTACCTTGCAGGCCTCGCAGTAGGGCTCTGGAAAAACCGCGAAGAGCTCGCGGCGCACTGGAAGCTTGACAGGCGCTTTGAGCCCGCCATGGAGCCTGATATGCGCGAGAGGCTCTACAAAGGCTGGAAGAAGGCCGTGGAAAGGGCAAGCAGCTGGGAAGACTAA
- a CDS encoding response regulator produces MEQLRILIIDNEENIIRSLRDILTKEGYSVESATHGTEGIGKAAEHPYDVVFLDLKLPDMSGVDVLRRLNEINGSLYVIILTGYATMDSATATIGLGAYDYILKPVEPDHVRVVVRSVLKRKDIEKRIIEKSKKPGVLFVEPCESAFGQIKDLLAGEGIQATIACSSDEAIQVLQKESWITTIVYDIDLNKTDATEFLISLKALNPAYTFIPITSKPVVKEAIRLMKEGACDYLIKPANPEDIYDVLIRAWRSQNLNFKNRQLIYELQKLYEDLEISSEYMENIIHSVNDILIVTDNEGKITMVSSATWSLLGYKEDDLKREHISRVIGGDFGDFLSVRDEMKRAGSIKNIEKSLITRYGERIPVIFSGSVIKTSYGRIYGMIFVAVDISERKKVEETLRKAKEDAELASRAKSQFLANMSHEIRTPLNAVIGFASLLKETVLDTAQVDYVNTIKKSSEVLLSLINDILDVSKIEAREIHLEHIDFNLELVVENVLKIIRPRIKSSIIEIFYVYDDEAPRFFVGDPTRIYQILFNLLSNSLKFTERGEISVRIAVEPQQPMQGEKKRAMVKVSVHDTGIGIPPDKMDRIFDLFVQVDSSTTRKYGGTGLGLAITKAFIEMMGGHIEVRSTVGEGSEFVFTLDLELSSSASIKNLAADLISFLKGHKVAVLDDYANARKVIVDLCRSFQMEVLLSSSSPHEVLGWLEMTEVLPEVVITDIMMPEMNGFEFARKVRELPALSQIRLVALSAETVIDKAAMEDFDASLAKPVLRLELARALKRVLASPLLEVALPRAEKPAQASSGLRFLIAEDNAVSRKFVTLALKKLGCAFDAVENGREVVDKLREGTYDLILMDVQMPVMSGIEATEMIRRELHSDIPIIALTASAMIEDEKRCIEAGMNDFLSKPVDIEKLRAMMEKWLKMISTGSS; encoded by the coding sequence ATGGAACAGTTAAGAATTCTCATCATAGACAATGAAGAGAATATCATAAGGTCCCTGCGGGATATCCTGACAAAGGAAGGCTATTCCGTCGAATCGGCAACACACGGCACCGAGGGCATCGGCAAGGCAGCTGAGCATCCCTATGATGTGGTCTTTCTGGACCTGAAGCTCCCTGACATGAGCGGTGTTGACGTGCTGAGAAGACTCAATGAGATTAACGGATCCCTCTATGTGATTATCCTTACAGGCTACGCCACCATGGATTCGGCAACGGCCACCATAGGCCTGGGCGCCTATGATTATATCCTCAAGCCGGTTGAGCCCGACCATGTGAGGGTCGTGGTAAGGAGTGTGCTGAAACGGAAAGATATAGAGAAGAGAATTATTGAAAAAAGCAAGAAGCCCGGCGTTCTTTTCGTTGAGCCCTGCGAGAGCGCCTTCGGCCAGATAAAGGATCTTCTTGCCGGGGAAGGCATCCAGGCAACAATCGCCTGCTCCTCCGATGAAGCCATCCAGGTCCTCCAGAAGGAATCCTGGATTACCACGATTGTATATGACATCGACCTCAACAAGACCGATGCCACTGAGTTTCTCATCAGCCTGAAAGCTCTCAACCCCGCTTATACCTTTATCCCCATCACTTCTAAGCCGGTGGTGAAAGAGGCAATCAGGCTTATGAAGGAGGGGGCCTGTGATTACCTTATCAAGCCCGCGAACCCGGAAGACATTTATGACGTCCTTATAAGGGCATGGCGGAGCCAGAACCTGAACTTCAAGAACAGGCAGCTCATTTATGAGCTGCAGAAGCTCTATGAGGACCTTGAAATATCCTCAGAGTACATGGAAAATATCATCCACTCGGTGAATGACATCCTTATTGTGACCGACAACGAGGGAAAGATAACCATGGTGAGCAGCGCCACCTGGAGCCTGCTGGGCTATAAGGAGGATGATCTCAAGAGAGAGCATATCAGCAGGGTCATCGGCGGGGATTTCGGCGATTTCTTAAGCGTAAGAGACGAGATGAAGAGGGCAGGCTCCATAAAGAATATCGAGAAAAGCCTCATTACAAGATACGGGGAAAGGATCCCCGTCATCTTCTCGGGCTCTGTCATAAAGACGAGTTATGGAAGGATCTACGGGATGATCTTCGTGGCCGTCGATATAAGCGAGAGAAAAAAAGTGGAGGAGACCCTGCGCAAGGCCAAGGAGGATGCTGAGCTCGCGAGCCGGGCAAAAAGCCAGTTCCTGGCCAACATGTCCCACGAGATAAGGACACCTCTCAATGCCGTGATAGGCTTTGCCTCCCTTCTCAAGGAGACTGTCCTCGATACCGCCCAGGTCGATTATGTGAATACCATCAAGAAGAGCAGCGAGGTGCTCCTCTCCCTTATCAATGACATCCTGGACGTCTCCAAGATAGAGGCCCGGGAGATTCACCTTGAGCATATTGATTTCAACCTGGAGCTTGTCGTGGAGAATGTCCTGAAGATAATAAGGCCCAGGATAAAGAGCAGCATCATAGAAATCTTCTATGTCTATGACGACGAGGCACCGCGCTTTTTCGTAGGCGATCCCACAAGGATATACCAGATTCTTTTCAACCTGCTGAGCAACTCCCTCAAGTTCACTGAGCGGGGTGAAATATCGGTGAGGATTGCCGTGGAGCCCCAGCAGCCCATGCAGGGAGAGAAGAAAAGGGCCATGGTAAAGGTGTCAGTCCATGACACGGGAATCGGGATTCCTCCCGACAAGATGGACCGGATCTTCGATCTCTTTGTGCAGGTTGACAGCTCAACGACAAGAAAGTACGGCGGAACGGGCCTTGGCTTGGCTATTACCAAGGCTTTTATCGAGATGATGGGGGGCCATATCGAGGTGCGCTCCACTGTGGGCGAAGGCAGCGAGTTCGTCTTCACGCTCGACCTGGAGCTTTCCTCTTCAGCGTCAATAAAGAACCTTGCCGCTGACCTGATATCCTTTCTCAAAGGGCATAAAGTGGCGGTCCTGGACGATTATGCGAATGCCCGCAAAGTGATCGTTGACCTCTGCAGGAGCTTTCAGATGGAAGTGCTTCTCTCCTCATCGTCCCCCCATGAGGTTCTCGGCTGGCTTGAGATGACGGAGGTGCTCCCCGAGGTGGTCATTACCGACATCATGATGCCGGAGATGAACGGTTTCGAGTTTGCCAGGAAAGTAAGGGAGCTGCCGGCGCTCAGCCAGATCAGGCTTGTTGCCCTCTCTGCGGAAACAGTCATTGACAAGGCGGCAATGGAGGATTTTGATGCGAGCCTTGCAAAGCCTGTGCTCAGGCTGGAGCTTGCGAGAGCTCTGAAAAGAGTGCTGGCCTCGCCACTCTTGGAAGTGGCGCTGCCAAGAGCGGAGAAACCTGCTCAGGCTTCGAGCGGCCTCAGGTTCCTCATCGCCGAGGATAATGCCGTAAGCCGCAAATTCGTCACCCTTGCCCTGAAAAAGCTTGGATGTGCCTTTGACGCCGTGGAAAACGGCCGGGAGGTCGTTGACAAACTCAGGGAAGGTACCTATGACCTGATCCTTATGGACGTGCAGATGCCGGTGATGAGCGGTATTGAGGCGACAGAGATGATCCGCAGGGAACTGCACAGCGATATTCCCATCATCGCCCTCACGGCATCGGCGATGATAGAGGATGAAAAGCGCTGTATCGAGGCGGGGATGAACGATTTCCTCTCAAAGCCTGTCGATATAGAGAAATTGCGGGCCATGATGGAAAAGTGGCTGAAAATGATCTCCACCGGCTCTTCTTAG
- a CDS encoding aminotransferase class V-fold PLP-dependent enzyme has translation MAVNEIALISRIRKLFPVAGKSLYLNHAAVSPYSTRVAKEMKNFIRARTFSDNVDLYPSLMEKVEAARLQIAQLIGAPPDLVALVKNTSEGLNILAESLPLKAGDRVLLFEREFPANIYPFLNLKRRGIEIDFAREKGNCFTIEEVERALTPRTRLLSVSHVEFLTGFRHDLAAMGRLLRERGIVFCVDAIQSAGAVPINVEKMHIDFISCGGQKWLMGPMGTGFIYMSAPLLEGLDPVFAGWLAVENSWDFFGYQLKWLPSARRYEGGTQNFIGALGLLRSVELLNSVGEELREKRILENTGRLISGLKERGIEVITPEELHRRAGIVTFRVEKPEHIFQELTKHKVYIALREGLLRVSPHFYNTLEEMDRFIESLDCCLASL, from the coding sequence ATGGCCGTCAATGAAATCGCCCTCATCAGCAGGATCAGGAAGCTTTTCCCCGTGGCAGGGAAAAGCCTCTATCTCAACCATGCCGCCGTTTCCCCCTATTCCACAAGAGTGGCGAAGGAAATGAAGAATTTTATCAGGGCGCGGACCTTCAGCGACAACGTGGACCTTTACCCGTCACTGATGGAAAAGGTGGAAGCAGCACGCTTGCAGATAGCGCAGCTCATCGGGGCGCCTCCCGACCTGGTTGCCCTTGTGAAAAATACCTCGGAAGGCCTTAACATACTGGCAGAGAGCCTCCCTCTCAAAGCCGGTGACAGGGTCCTCCTCTTTGAAAGGGAATTTCCCGCCAATATCTATCCCTTTCTTAACCTGAAGCGCCGGGGTATTGAAATTGACTTTGCAAGGGAAAAAGGGAACTGCTTCACCATCGAGGAGGTGGAAAGGGCACTCACTCCCCGCACGCGCCTCCTTTCAGTAAGCCATGTGGAATTCCTCACTGGCTTCAGGCACGACCTTGCCGCCATGGGCAGGCTCCTGAGGGAGAGGGGCATCGTCTTCTGCGTGGATGCCATTCAGAGCGCCGGTGCCGTGCCGATAAATGTGGAGAAGATGCACATTGACTTCATTTCCTGCGGCGGCCAGAAGTGGCTTATGGGCCCTATGGGGACGGGATTCATTTACATGAGCGCCCCCCTTCTCGAGGGGCTTGATCCTGTTTTTGCCGGGTGGCTTGCCGTTGAGAACTCATGGGACTTTTTCGGCTACCAGCTCAAGTGGCTTCCCTCGGCCCGGCGCTACGAGGGGGGAACGCAGAATTTCATCGGCGCCCTGGGCCTGCTCCGATCCGTGGAGCTTCTGAACAGCGTGGGAGAAGAGCTGAGGGAGAAGAGGATTCTTGAAAACACGGGGAGGCTCATTTCCGGCCTCAAGGAGCGGGGCATTGAGGTCATCACCCCGGAGGAACTTCACAGGAGAGCCGGTATAGTCACTTTCCGCGTCGAAAAACCTGAGCACATTTTCCAGGAGCTCACAAAACACAAAGTGTACATTGCACTCCGCGAGGGCCTGCTTCGAGTCTCGCCCCATTTCTACAATACGCTCGAGGAGATGGACCGCTTCATTGAATCACTTGACTGCTGCCTCGCCTCCCTTTAG